CTGGCCGCCCAGGGCGAGCCCCTGCCCCGCAAGATCGTTGATTGGCGCCAGCTGACCAAGCTGAAATCCACCTATACCGACGCCCTGCCCGGCTATGTCCACCCGCAGACCAAGCGGGTCCACACATCCTATTCCATGGCGGCCACCACCACCGGTCGCCTGTCGTCATCCGAGCCGAACCTGCAAAACATCCCGGTGCGCACGGCAGAAGGCCGCAAGATCCGCACCGCCTTCATTTCCACCCCAGGCCACAAGCTGCTGTCTGCCGACTATAGCCAGATCGAGCTCAGGGTACTGGCCCATGTGGCGGATATTCCGCAATTGCGACAGGCCTTTGCCGACGGGGTCGATATTCATGCGATGACGGCTTCTGAAATGTTCGGCGTGCCTGTGGATGGCATGCCGTCTGAAGTCCGCCGCCGCGCCAAGGCGATCAATTTCGGAATCATCTACGGTATTTCCGCCTTCGGTCTTGCCAACCAGCTCAGCATTGAGCGGTCGGAAGCGGGCGAATACATCAAGAAATATTTCGAGCGCTTCCCCGGCATCAAGGACTATATGGAAAGCACCAAGGCTTTCGTGCGTGAGCATGGCTATGTCGAAACCATTTTCGGACGGCGCGCCCATTACCCGGAGATTAAATCCTCCAACCCGTCAATGCGGGCCTTCAACGAGCGGGCAGCCATCAACGCGCCGATCCAGGGTTCCGCCGCCGATGTCATCCGCCGCGCCATGGTGCAGGTGGAACCGGCGCTGGCCAAGGCTGGACTTGGCGAGAAAACCCGGATGCTGCTCCAGGTGCATGACGAACTGATCTTCGAGGTCGAGGATGAGGCCATCGAGGCTGCCTTGCCGGTGATCGTCTCCACCATGGAAAATGCCGCCATGCCCGCCATAGCCATGCGCGTGCCGCTGAAGGTGGATGCCCGCGCTGCGGATAATTGGGACGAGGCGCATTAACAGGCTTCGCCTGAATGGATTGGCTGATTTTTAAGCGATCCGTTCCGGGCGGCGATAACCGGTCGGCTGCTGGTAGAGCCAGCCGATCCGGGCGATTGCGGCGTCTACGTCTTCGCGGGCGACGCTCATTGTGTGGCCATTGGCATGCAGCAGGGTGCGCTCGTCTTCCATGATGCCAGCATGACCTTTCCAGAAGATCAGGTCGCCCCGGCGCAGATCACTCCGGTCAATCGGGCTGCCGAGGCCTGCCGCCTGCATATCGCTGTCGCGCGGGGCGTTCAGCCCGCACATCTGCATGGAGAGCTGGACGAGGCCGGAGCAATCTATGCCAAGCCCGCTGCGCCCACCCCAGAGATAGGGTGTTTCCAGAAAACGGGCGGCGATGGCCACATAATCCTCGCCCGCTGGCGTGCCGAGGGAGCGGCAATGATCGGCAATCACCGCATGACCGTCACTCAGCAGAAAGTAGCGGGTGCCACGGGTCTCGGCCTCCCCGGTGACCGTTACCCGGCTCCCCATCGAGATGGTCCGCGCATTGGGATAGCGCAGATCCGGGCCGGTATAGAGAAAACTGCGTGGCACTGTTATCCAATGCGTGGGCGGCGCCTCGATGTCGGCAATCGCTGTTTCCGGCAGATAACCGACATAGCCATCCAGATCGGCCTTTACCCAGGCCCAGCCATCGGCCCGGTCAAACACCGTAACCTCTTCGCCCAGCAGCACCTCCGTATCGATTCCGCAGGCAAAATCCGGGCGCGGACGCAAGGCGATAACCGGCACGACAATACGCGCCGGGATGCCGCTGACATAGCGCTCCGCCTCCACCTGGCCACGCAGGGCCGCATCGGCCAGATCAGGTCGATAGGCGTTCAGCCGGCGGTCCAGTTGCATGTTCACGTCCTCATGCCACGCGCCTGCTCAATGATCAGGTCGCCGAATTTTTCCAGATAAAGCGCCCCCGCCACCGTGCGCTTGATGATGACATTGCGCTTGTCCATATCATCGCGCACCCGATCAACAAACCCCATGCCGCCCATGGTATCGAGCGCGCGGGTAATGACCGGCTTGGTAACCTTGAGGGTGGCGGCAAGCCCCCGCACGGTATGCGGCGGCGGAACCAGATAGATATGCAGCAGGATGGAGAGCTGGCGCAGTGTCAGGTCGCGGCCATCCTCCTGCACCTGTCGCAAAGTCACGTGATGCCAAAGCCCTAGCGCCGCCGTTGCGGTCAGTTCCAGGCTCATCGTCTGCTCCGCTCTCGTTTCGCACCCGTTATATATCACATGACAAAGCCCAGCACTGCAAGAGGCCGGGCCTGTTGATGGATGGATACGATCAGGAGCCGGTCTTCGTCGCATTTACCACAATGTTCACATTGATGGATTTCGACACCCATTCCGCCGATGGGTCCGAAAACATCCCGAGATTAAGTGCGGCACGATCCAGTTCCAGGGCGCCTTCCACCTGCGCCTTGTTGCCCTCGATTTTCAAGCTGAAGGGCAGCACAACCGGCAAAGGCTTATTCTTGATGCTCAGGGTGCCCCGCGCCTCATAGCGATCGCCTCCCAAGGCGCGAAATTCCGTGGTTTCGAACTTGGCCTCTGGAAACCGGGTGGAATTAAGCCATTCACCATTCTTCAACGAGCCTTCCTGGGTCGCATCGCCGGTTTTGGCAGAGGCCGTTTTTACCAGGATCACCGCTTTCGAACCAGCAAGATTGGCAGGATCAAAACGAATATCGCCACTCCACTCTTCAAACCGGCCACTGAAGGCATTGCCTGCATGGGTGCCACCAAAGCCGATGCTGGACGATGCCATGTCGATGGCCCAGACAGGAGCGGTTGCCGCCTGGACTGGCGCGGCTTGACCCGGTGTAGCTTGAGTATCGGTTTGTGCAGGATTGGCCTGGCCGACATTTGCGGACGACTGAGGCACTGTGACCGGCGGTTCAGCTTGCGCCTCCACCGCCGATGGCTGCTCGGCAAGTGGCGGCGGCAGATGCATGACCCAACCGATAGCAGCCGCCATAACGACCAGCGCCAGGCCGAAGCCATGTGACAGGCCGCTGGTCTTCCCTTTGCCAGACGTACCATTCACGGCTTTACCGGCCCGCAGGAAAGGCACCATCTGCACTAAGACACCATCCCGCTCGATAAAATGATGCTTCAAGGCCGCTGCGACATGCAGAACGATTAGCGCCGCACCGCCGTAAGCCATATAGCTATGGGCACCCATCGCGCCGAAGGCGAGGTTGCGATTTCCCTCAAGACCCGGAATATGCGGGATTGGAAACAGGCCAAACCAGGAGGTCGCCACATCGAGCGGGCGATCTGTAGCAATCGCCCAGCCGGAGGACACGTAGATCCAACCAGTCAATGGCAGGATCAACATCATGCCGTAGAAAGCGATATGCGTGGCATTGGCCAGAAACCGCTCCCAGAGCTTCATGCCGGATGGTAAAGCGGGCGGCTTATGGGTTGCCCGCCAGATGATGCGCAGCACGGTCAAAGCCAGAATGGCAAAGCCGATGGATTTGTGGATCTGAAACAGCTGATAGGCCAGTTGCTGGGTCTCAGGCTTTTTCAAGGCCCGCACCATCCACCATCCCATCGGGATCATCGACAGGATCATCAGCGCGATCGCCCAGTGCAACGCAATGGCAACGCAGGTATAGCGTACCGCAGCCCGCGGTACTGTCTGGTGCTGAAACGCCGTGTTCATGGCTCTTAAAACCTATATTTATCAATGATAAAATTCGGAAAATTCTGCGAGCCGAATACCCGCTGGGGCGCAGGCTCTGGGCCGATTGAGGGTGCTGATATGCGTGGCAAAACCCAATCGGCCCGAAGGCAGTTTACGCAGAGGCCTGTGCCTCACGCGCTGCTTTCAGCATCACGTCAAATCCACCATCACTTGGTTGGAGACGCCGCCGGGTCCTGGATGAACTCACCGTCAAAGCGGATTGTCACATCCTTGCCGACGTAACCGACAGGTTGGCCAAACGCCGTTCTGTCAAACGTCCCTTCTGCGGCAAATCCAATGGCCGGAACACCTGCAAATGGATGGCTGTCAATGGCCCCGTTCAGGGTTGCATTCAGCGTCACCGGCTTGGTGACACCCAGGAATGTCAAGTTGCCGAGGATTTCCGCCGTCTTGTCACCGGTCTTCTTCACGCTGGTCGATGTGAAGGTGATCTTCGGGAAAGCGTCACTGTTGAGTTTTTTTGGATCCTTGCTGATCTCCTCAGGCCAGGTCGCATAAGGCGATTTGGCGTGGGTGGCCTTATAATCGGCGGGATAGGGCACATCCACCGATGTCGGATCAATCGTTACCTCGATCTTGGAGGCTTCGATTTTCGCTGGGTCGAGAGAAAGCGTGGCTTCCAGCTTGCCAAAGCGAGCGGTGTAGTTGGAAATCGTATTGTGCTTGACCGTCCATGTCAGGTTCGCATGGGTCGGATCCAGTTTATAGACCCCGGCGGGTGGGGCCGTCTGGGCATCCTGCGCCGAAGCCGTTGCCACGCCGCCAATAGTCAAGCCGCCAAAGCCCGTTGCCATTCCAATAAATGCTGAATTTATAACGATTTTTCTGACATTAAAATTCATTAAATCAATCTCCTTTTTTCCGTTCCATGCGCCCGAAACGTGTGGAGCGGAGATGCCAATGTAAAATAAAAAAAATTTGAATTTTCTAACTCTTGAAATTTAACACGCAAAAATTGAAATGCCGAATAATTATTTTAATTCATATAAAAATCGCTTCAACCCGCGTCCCGTCGGCGCTTTGGTGCGACATCAGCCGCCTCGAGAAATCATGCAATTCATTGTAAGTAAATAATTTTTCTATTATTAGACTGCGTTTCCCTGATGACAGCTCGGCGTCAACAGGCAGGAGATCTTACCGCTGGCCTTAACAAATATCCGGCTCTTGGAACTCAAAACACGACCAACATAGTCAAAATAAAAAATGAACGATAGCCTCCATGTCGTCAACAGATATTGAACAGTCTGTCAAACGTCACGGTAGTACCAAGGCCTGATAGCCCCAATCGGCATCAGCTCCTGCAAATGAAAAATGATGGGGACAGCTGCTTTAAGGAACGCCCATTGAAGAGAGACTGCCGGATTTCAGATCTCGGCACACCTTTATCCTCGAGAGATTTTCAAACCTCTCGAGGATAAAGATAGCATCGTCAACGCCTTCGCTTATTTGAGCGCGGCGATATAGCGGTAGAGGGCGCGAATTGCCTGCGCCTCACCACCAACGGGGCTATGGGGCCGCTCTTGCGGCGCCCAGCCGAAAATGTCGAAATGCGCCCAGCTTGTCGTTCGGGTGACAAAGCGCTTCAGGAACAGGGCAGCGGTGATTGCCCCCGCCATGCCGCCCGCAGGTGCATTGGTCAGGTCGGCAATCTGCGAGCGGACCATTTTTTCGTAACCGGGGAAAAGCGGCAGGCGCCAGATCGGGTCGTCAGTTTCAAGGCTTGAATCGGTCAGCTCATAGGCAAGCGCATCGTCATTGGAGAAGAAGGCCGGCACATCCGGACCGAGCGCCACACGGGCAGCCCCCGTCAACGTCGCCATGTCGATCAGCAGGTCCGGTTCCTCTTCGTCGGCATAGGTCAGCGCATCGGCAAGGATCAACCGTCCCTCGGCATCGGTATTGTCGATCTGAACGGTCAGGCCCTGACGACTTGTATAAATGTCACCAGGCCGGAACGCATTGCCGGCTATGGAATTTTCCACGGCAGGCACGATGACGCGCAGATCCACTTTCAGCTTGGCATCCATGATCATCAGAGCAAGGCCCAGCACATTGGCCGCACCGCCCATGTCCTTCTTCATCAGCAACATCGATGAAGACGGCTTGATATCCAGCCCGCCGGTATCGAAACAAACGCCCTTGCCGACCAGGGTGATCTTCTTGTGGCCCTTCTTGCCCCAGCGCATTTCGAGAAGCCGCGGCGCCTGGGCGCTGGCCCGGCCCACGGTGTGAACCAGAGGAAAATTCCGGTGCAGCAGTTCATCGCCAATCACCACGCTGACCTCTGCCTTATAATGGTCGGCCAGCGCCCGGAAGGCTTTTTCCAGATCTGCCGGTCCCATGTCATTGGTGGGCGTGTTGATCAGGTCGCGAGCCAGGAAAACGCCGGCCAGCTGGCGGGCAATGTCGCTGGCATCCGCATCCTGAGGCATCAGCAATTTGGGATGATCCGAGCGGTCGGCCTTATAGCGCTCGAAACGATAGCTGCCCAGACCATAGCCCAGAACCAACCGGTTGGCGGTCAATGGCGCGGTCTCGATATGCCAGTCGCCAGCTGGCAATGCCCGCGCCAGCTTGCCCGCCAGAAACGGATTTTCTCCTGGCGCACCGCCAAGACCAAAGAGCGCCCCGCCCAATTGCCCATCGCTGGTGGGGATCAACAGCAGCGAACCCACATCCGCCTTGTAGCCTGCCTTCTTCGCCCAATCGAGTGCAACAGGATCAATCGCGCCGGTTTCGATATGGGCGGGCGTCACCGCGAAAATCGGCAGGGATTTACCACCCTTGGTCAGAAACGGGGTGGGTCTTTCAATATATTGATAGGGTGCCATGATTGCCCTTTTGCTGCTCCATCACTTCCCGGTCAGCTTTACCGCAAAATTCCTTAGAATCGGTTCCTACGTGAAGGTTTTATCTTTCAAGAGGACCGGGCTCGAATTTTCTCGAAAATTTATGGCTGACGAAAATGTCAAACGCCGGGCGTTCTCGCAGACCAAAGGCATTTTAACATTCCATTAGGGTTAACAGATTATTGCTTTTCCATGGTTGCAGGGCTGATGACGGTGATTCGTCTGCCTGTGAATTCAGGGCTATGGGGATAGAGTGATGGCTGTTTGGCGTTCATCCATTCAGATTTGCGCGGCACTGCCCGCTCTTTCGGTGTTGGCACTGGCGCTGGCGCTAACGGGCTGCGCCACCACCTCCAATACCGACAAAATGTCGACCGGCTCGATCCCGAGCATGACCAAGCCCGTTGATCAGATGACGCCGGGCGAAATCGCCATGGCCACGGACAGCATGGGCCGGGCCTATGAGAAAAATCGCAAGAACGCACAGGTTGGCGTGGCCTATGCCAATCTGTTGCAGATGGGCGGCCGCGCGCCGCAGGCTTTGTCTGTCATGCAGCAGGTGGTGATCGCCAATCCAAATGACCGCCAAGTGCTTGCCGCCTATGGCAAGGCGCAGGCCGCTGCCGGCCAGCTGGAACAGGCCTTGACGACGATTGGCCGTGCCCAGACCCCGGATCGGCCCGATTGGCGGCTTTATTCGGCCCAGGGCGCGGTTCTCGACCAGCTCGGACGCACCCAGGAGGCGCGTGCCGCCTATCAGCAGGCCTTGCAGATCCAGCCCAACGAGCCTTCGATCCTGTCCAATATGGGCATGTCCTATCTGCTTGGCGGCGACCTGAAAACCGCTGAAACCTACCTGCGCAGCGCGTCCCAGCAACCGGGTGCCGATAGCCGGGTTCGCCAGAACCTGGCCCTTGTCGTCGGCCTTCAAGGCCGCTTCGACGAGGCCGACCGGATTGCCAGAGCCGAACTTTCCCCCGATCAGGCTGAGGCGAATGTCGCCTATTTGCGCACCATGTTGAACCAGCAGAACACCTGGAAACAATTGGCGTCCAAGGATACAGCTCAGAATCCCGTCAGGAAACCTGCCCAGACCCCTGCTAAGGATCAGACGCCCGTCAAGGATACGAGCCTGGCGGCAACCCCTCTTCGGTAAAAGGCGTCAGGGCCGCGCGCCCTCGAACACAAGGCGAAGTCCAAGTCCACCCAGAACCAAAGCGGCCAGACGATCCAGCGGTTTCTTGGCTGAGAGATAGACGCGCCGGGGTATTGGCGCGGAAAAGACCAGCGCCACCAGCGCATACCAACCCGCCTCTACCAAAAAGACCACGCCTGGCAGCATGATGAACAGCAGGCTATCGGGCCGAGGCGGCAGAAGAGCCGCGAAAATACTGGCATAGACAATCGCGGTTTTTGGATTGCTGACCTGTGTTAAAAAGGCACTGAGATAAATCCTGCTGAAAGATTTTGGCGCAATAGCGGCCTGATCCAGATTGACCGGTTGGGCGGCACTACGCCAGAGTTTCCATGCGATATAAGCGAGATAGAGGCCACCCGCCACCTGCAAAACCCTATGAAGCCAGGCAAGCTGGGTTATCAGCGCAGCCAATCCGGCCAGGGCCAGAACGGCGAAGATCAACCCGCCGGTCCCCATGCCGATCGCCGTTACCAAACCGGCGGCTCTGGAGCGGGTCATGGATGTGTGGCTGACCAAAAGAAAACTTGGACCGGGACTGGCCGCGCCGATCAACAAGGCGAAGGCTATGGCAAATAAAGGGGCAAACATCGTCATGCGGCATCTCCATAGTGAAAGGAAATTGCCCAGGCGCGCGGCGCGGATGATCCGCTGACCGCTCATTTTCAAAGAGATGAGCGCCACGCTTCCCGATGGTGATCCACCTTCAAGAGCACAAGACAGTTGCCGCAATCCTTTGCATTGGAATACTGCCGGCTATACTCTTATCGCCAGTAACGCGGATAAGTTGTTTAACACATGTTATAGCGCGGCTTCAATCGTCTCGATGAAACGCCTGCCCGCCTCCTCCAGCAGGCCGGAATTGTCGATGGTCACGACAGGGTAGTCGCCGCGAATGTCAGGCGGGCTGCGTTGAAGCCGTTGCAGAATGTCCTCGCGGCTTTCACGGCCCCTCGCTTCCAGCCGGTCGGCCAGAACCTCGGGACGGGCGGTGACATTCACCACCAGCATTCGCGGAAAGACCTGTGCAAACCGGGGAAGTACCGAGCGTGAGCCGTTGGCGATCACCACACTGCCATTCGATAACCAGCGATGCACATTTTCAGGAATGCCATAGCTTAGACCATGCGCATCCCAGTCAACAGCAAAACGGCCAGCCGCCTTGAGATCATCGAACTCGGAAGGACTGGCCGGGCGATGATCCTCCCCGCCCGCATCGGCGGCCCGGGTAATGACCCGCTGGACGAAATGCACAGCGCAGCGCTCAGCGTCAGTCTGTCCGATAAAATACCGCTTGGCATAGGCAATCAGACTATCCTTGCCCGCCCCGCTTGGGCCGACCACGACGATCATCCGGCCCTTATCCTCGGCCTTGGCGTCCGAATGATCAGGCCCGTTATCAGGCATGGCGGAATGCGGCACCATCACGCCACCCTTCTGCCCTGGCGCCAGACAGAGCGCACCACAGGCACGCCACCGTGATTTTCGCTGTAGCGGACGCGCACCAGATCGGCGCGCAGGCCAGGGGCAATCCGGCCCCGGTCTTCCAGCCCAACAGTGCGGGCCGGTGTCGAGGTCACCATGGCCAATGCCTGCGGCAGGCTGATCACCTCATAGCGATGGGCGAGCACGAAAGGCGCGTGCAGCAGGCTGAGCGGGATATAATCGGAAGACAGCACGTCGAGCACGCCGCGCTCGGCCAGATCGGTGGCGGCGATATTGCCGGAATGGGAGCCGCCGCGCACCACGTTTGGCGCGCCCATCAGCACGCTCATCCCCGCCTGATGCGAGGCATCGGCGGCCTCAAGACTGGTCGGAAACTCGGCCAGACGCACGCCATGGCCCTTGGCCTCTTCCACATGGGCAAGCGTTGCATCGTCATGGCTGGCAACGGTAATGCCGCGCACGGCGCAGATGCGGGCCAGCGTATCCCGGTGCTGGGCAGAATAGGCCGCCGATGCCTCTAGCCGCTTTTCAACGAAGCGAGCGAAGGCTTCCTCGCTCAAACCCTTCTTGGTTTTATAATAGAGCGTATACTGGTCCATGGTCTGGAACTGCCGCTGGCCCGGGGAGTGGTCCATCAGCGACACCAGCCGCACATGCGGGTCCTGCTCGAAATCGGCGAAATGGTCGAGAACATTGTCGGATGCGACTTCACAGCGCAGATGCAGCAGGTGCTCGGCGCGGAGACGGTCATCCTTTTCGGCGGCCTGGATGGCGTCGGCCATATCGCGCATTTCACCTTTCTCAAACCCGCCATCCTCGTCCGACCCCATCCGCAGACAATCGAACACGGTGGTAATGCCTGAGGTGACGACCTGCGCATCATGGGCCTGAATGGCTGCCGTCTTGTTCCAGCGCACACCGGGACGCGGCGAATAATGCGATTCCAGATGATCGGTATGCAGTTCGACCAGCCCGGGGATCAGATAATCGCCGCCGAAATCCTCGCCGATGCGGCTGTTGCCTTCTGAAATTTCGGCAATCAGGCCATCGCGAATGACCACAGCGCCCTTCAGAAGCAGCCCACTTTCCAGCACCACAGTCGCATTGGACAGCACGGTTTCATTCGACATCACAGACTTCCTTCAGCCCCGGCAAGGGGCAACCAGCGGTGAACGGTAAAGGGCGCATTGCGGCTCGGCTCGACAAACAGGCCAAGCCCGCCAATCAGCAGCGCCCGGTTGGTAAAATCAGCAAACCGGCTCTCCAGCACAGCGCGCATCGCATCGCTGCGCTCGGCATCAACAGGTCCGGTCAAGGTCATGTGAAACCGGAATTCCTCCATGACATAGGGATAGCCCCAGGTGTCCAGCAGCACACGTTTGCGCTCGGACAGCTTTTCAGGCTTGCGCCTGATAATATCGGCCTCGCTCAAGGGCGCGCGAAACGGCTCGAAAACCTCGACAACCGAGGCGGCAAAATCCTGCAAGGGTTGATGGACAGCGTCGGGAACTACAGCAAAGAACGGCCCGAGCTGATTGACCACGACCTTCGGGATCTCAAAGGCGGGCGTCGCCTTGCAAAAGCGGGAAAACATCTCCAGCAGCGCAGCTTCGCTCTCTCCCTCTTTTAGGGAAAACGGCGCTTTCAGCGTGGCATGAAAGCCGTAGCGACGCGGATCGGCGGTCAGGGCGGTGATCTCATCGTCTGAAAACCCTTCCACCGGCTGCCGGTCAAGATCCGCGCCGGTGAAGGCATCGCGGCCAAGCCAAAGTGCGGCGGCAAGAGACAAGGGATCGTCTTTGGGCGGTGTAAAATAAAGGGCGTAACGCACAGCAATCCTATCCCGGGAATCAGCTTGGAAGAGCCTGTATCTGACCCTTCTCAAGCGATGGAAGCAAGCCTTGTCTGGCAGGTGGCGATGCCGAAACTGCACCAGAGGAAGATCATTTTTGCGCGCCGATCAGTTTTGAGCGCAGCAGGTTGGACACCGCATCGAAGATAAACACCACCAGCAAGATCAACAGCACCATATAACAGACATTTTCCCAATTCTGGTTGGTGCGCATCGCTTCCCAAAGCTTCAGGCCAATGCCACCCGCCCCGACCGCGCCGATAATGGTGGCCGAGCGGGTGTTGGATTCCCAGAAATACAAAGCCTGCGATGCAAAGACCGGCAAAACCTGCGGCAACACGCCGAAGCGCTGCACGGCGAGCGGCGAAGCGCCAACCGATTTCACCCCTTCGCGCTGCTTGTCGTCGATATTTTCAAGCGCTTCGGAATAGAGCTTGCCGAGCGTGCCTGTGTCGGTGAAGAAAATCGCCGAGATCCCGGCCAGCGGTCCCGGCCCGAAGGCGCGGGTGAAAAACAGCGCCCAGATCAGCATATCCACCGAACGCAGGAAATCGAAGAACCGCTTGGTCAGATGGTTGACCGGACGGTTGCGGGTAATATTGCGCGCCGCGATGAAGGACAGCGGAAAAGCGATCAGCGAGGCGAACACCGTACCGACAAAGGCCATGACGAGCGTTTGCGCCAGCTTGGTCCAGACATCCAGATGCTGCCAGGACGGATTGTAGAGAATGTCGTTCCAGGCCAGCGACAGGTTGGACCGGTCAGGATCGAGCCTTGGGCCGGTGGCGATCAAGCTGACCACGTCGGTTGCGGACCTGCTGAAAAACGCGGAATTGGTATCGAACAGGAAATTGGCCCAGCCGAAAAACCGGTTGCGTACCCTGACCCGGTCGGCGCTGATATCGGCCCAACCCTGGAGACCGAAATAGGCCATGACCCTACCGCCGCGTTCGCGTTGTTCGACCCAGGCTGGCAGCGTGCCATCGGCAAGCACGGTGCCGGCCTTGCGGTCAAGCATCAGGGTAACGCGCTCAGCGCCCCGGTTCAGCACCACGCTTTCGGGGCTGACCAGCAGCGATGCGCTGGAGCCGAGATTGACATCGGCCTCTCGGATCACCTGTTCCTGGCGGGTGACGGGTGCAGCTTGGGCCGCGACCGGCGCCTGTTGCGGGGCGGCTGCCATGAAATTGAAGCTCGAGGCTTTTGGCGCTGACGTCACTGGCGCGGGCGCATCGGCTACGCCACTCGTGCGGGTCATCATTTCTTTCTTCGTCACCAGCCAATCCGGGTTGGGGTTGGGACCAATCGGGTCGAAGCGCGAATAGGCGATGGAAATCGCCCCATCGGGGGCAATATTGATTTCCGGCCGGATCTCATAGGACACCCAGTCGGCCAGATAGTTTCCGGCAATGCCCCAGCTGGCGGTGGAGACCACTTTTCCAACCGCAAAGAACCACCAGGAAAAGGTGAAATACAGCGCGAGCAGGACAATGGTCAGCGGCACGCGGTA
This region of Agrobacterium vitis genomic DNA includes:
- a CDS encoding C40 family peptidase → MQLDRRLNAYRPDLADAALRGQVEAERYVSGIPARIVVPVIALRPRPDFACGIDTEVLLGEEVTVFDRADGWAWVKADLDGYVGYLPETAIADIEAPPTHWITVPRSFLYTGPDLRYPNARTISMGSRVTVTGEAETRGTRYFLLSDGHAVIADHCRSLGTPAGEDYVAIAARFLETPYLWGGRSGLGIDCSGLVQLSMQMCGLNAPRDSDMQAAGLGSPIDRSDLRRGDLIFWKGHAGIMEDERTLLHANGHTMSVAREDVDAAIARIGWLYQQPTGYRRPERIA
- a CDS encoding MarR family winged helix-turn-helix transcriptional regulator yields the protein MSLELTATAALGLWHHVTLRQVQEDGRDLTLRQLSILLHIYLVPPPHTVRGLAATLKVTKPVITRALDTMGGMGFVDRVRDDMDKRNVIIKRTVAGALYLEKFGDLIIEQARGMRT
- a CDS encoding cytochrome b/b6 domain-containing protein; translation: MNTAFQHQTVPRAAVRYTCVAIALHWAIALMILSMIPMGWWMVRALKKPETQQLAYQLFQIHKSIGFAILALTVLRIIWRATHKPPALPSGMKLWERFLANATHIAFYGMMLILPLTGWIYVSSGWAIATDRPLDVATSWFGLFPIPHIPGLEGNRNLAFGAMGAHSYMAYGGAALIVLHVAAALKHHFIERDGVLVQMVPFLRAGKAVNGTSGKGKTSGLSHGFGLALVVMAAAIGWVMHLPPPLAEQPSAVEAQAEPPVTVPQSSANVGQANPAQTDTQATPGQAAPVQAATAPVWAIDMASSSIGFGGTHAGNAFSGRFEEWSGDIRFDPANLAGSKAVILVKTASAKTGDATQEGSLKNGEWLNSTRFPEAKFETTEFRALGGDRYEARGTLSIKNKPLPVVLPFSLKIEGNKAQVEGALELDRAALNLGMFSDPSAEWVSKSINVNIVVNATKTGS
- a CDS encoding YceI family protein; translation: MATGFGGLTIGGVATASAQDAQTAPPAGVYKLDPTHANLTWTVKHNTISNYTARFGKLEATLSLDPAKIEASKIEVTIDPTSVDVPYPADYKATHAKSPYATWPEEISKDPKKLNSDAFPKITFTSTSVKKTGDKTAEILGNLTFLGVTKPVTLNATLNGAIDSHPFAGVPAIGFAAEGTFDRTAFGQPVGYVGKDVTIRFDGEFIQDPAASPTK
- a CDS encoding leucyl aminopeptidase family protein: MAPYQYIERPTPFLTKGGKSLPIFAVTPAHIETGAIDPVALDWAKKAGYKADVGSLLLIPTSDGQLGGALFGLGGAPGENPFLAGKLARALPAGDWHIETAPLTANRLVLGYGLGSYRFERYKADRSDHPKLLMPQDADASDIARQLAGVFLARDLINTPTNDMGPADLEKAFRALADHYKAEVSVVIGDELLHRNFPLVHTVGRASAQAPRLLEMRWGKKGHKKITLVGKGVCFDTGGLDIKPSSSMLLMKKDMGGAANVLGLALMIMDAKLKVDLRVIVPAVENSIAGNAFRPGDIYTSRQGLTVQIDNTDAEGRLILADALTYADEEEPDLLIDMATLTGAARVALGPDVPAFFSNDDALAYELTDSSLETDDPIWRLPLFPGYEKMVRSQIADLTNAPAGGMAGAITAALFLKRFVTRTTSWAHFDIFGWAPQERPHSPVGGEAQAIRALYRYIAALK
- a CDS encoding LysE family translocator, with the protein product MTMFAPLFAIAFALLIGAASPGPSFLLVSHTSMTRSRAAGLVTAIGMGTGGLIFAVLALAGLAALITQLAWLHRVLQVAGGLYLAYIAWKLWRSAAQPVNLDQAAIAPKSFSRIYLSAFLTQVSNPKTAIVYASIFAALLPPRPDSLLFIMLPGVVFLVEAGWYALVALVFSAPIPRRVYLSAKKPLDRLAALVLGGLGLRLVFEGARP
- the phnN gene encoding phosphonate metabolism protein/1,5-bisphosphokinase (PRPP-forming) PhnN encodes the protein MVPHSAMPDNGPDHSDAKAEDKGRMIVVVGPSGAGKDSLIAYAKRYFIGQTDAERCAVHFVQRVITRAADAGGEDHRPASPSEFDDLKAAGRFAVDWDAHGLSYGIPENVHRWLSNGSVVIANGSRSVLPRFAQVFPRMLVVNVTARPEVLADRLEARGRESREDILQRLQRSPPDIRGDYPVVTIDNSGLLEEAGRRFIETIEAAL
- a CDS encoding alpha-D-ribose 1-methylphosphonate 5-triphosphate diphosphatase, which produces MSNETVLSNATVVLESGLLLKGAVVIRDGLIAEISEGNSRIGEDFGGDYLIPGLVELHTDHLESHYSPRPGVRWNKTAAIQAHDAQVVTSGITTVFDCLRMGSDEDGGFEKGEMRDMADAIQAAEKDDRLRAEHLLHLRCEVASDNVLDHFADFEQDPHVRLVSLMDHSPGQRQFQTMDQYTLYYKTKKGLSEEAFARFVEKRLEASAAYSAQHRDTLARICAVRGITVASHDDATLAHVEEAKGHGVRLAEFPTSLEAADASHQAGMSVLMGAPNVVRGGSHSGNIAATDLAERGVLDVLSSDYIPLSLLHAPFVLAHRYEVISLPQALAMVTSTPARTVGLEDRGRIAPGLRADLVRVRYSENHGGVPVVRSVWRQGRRVA
- a CDS encoding DUF1045 domain-containing protein, producing MRYALYFTPPKDDPLSLAAALWLGRDAFTGADLDRQPVEGFSDDEITALTADPRRYGFHATLKAPFSLKEGESEAALLEMFSRFCKATPAFEIPKVVVNQLGPFFAVVPDAVHQPLQDFAASVVEVFEPFRAPLSEADIIRRKPEKLSERKRVLLDTWGYPYVMEEFRFHMTLTGPVDAERSDAMRAVLESRFADFTNRALLIGGLGLFVEPSRNAPFTVHRWLPLAGAEGSL